A section of the Subtercola frigoramans genome encodes:
- a CDS encoding Mrp/NBP35 family ATP-binding protein — protein MPEHSSSTGDCPLAEGVLQALARVIDPEIRKPITELDMVGDVSVDPDGLASVVIKLTITGCPAATAIERDVRTATLGVAGVTAASIQVTVMSRDERSALTEKLRGPGGARQTQFGPDSLTRIYAVTSGKGGVGKSTLTANLAVALAARGLAVGIVDADVYGFSIPGILGLVHDGVAVKPTRVDDMILPPVGYDVKVISIGMFVDDNAAVAWRGPMLHRTITQFLSDVYFGDLDVLLLDLPPGTGDVAISVGQLLPHAEVLVVTTPQPAAADVAERSGVVARQTGQKIVGVIENMAGLPQPDGTVLELFGSGGGLEVARRLSEGQDAAVPLLASIPLSVALRSGGDAGAPIVLSDPADPASVAILAIAETLAARPRGLARRPLGVSPR, from the coding sequence GTGCCTGAGCACTCGAGCTCAACCGGTGATTGCCCTCTCGCCGAGGGGGTGCTGCAGGCGCTCGCACGGGTGATCGATCCCGAGATCCGCAAGCCCATCACCGAACTCGACATGGTCGGTGACGTCTCGGTCGACCCCGATGGTCTGGCTTCGGTCGTCATCAAACTCACGATCACCGGATGCCCGGCGGCAACAGCGATCGAACGGGACGTTCGCACGGCCACACTGGGTGTCGCGGGCGTGACCGCCGCGAGCATCCAGGTCACCGTGATGTCGCGAGACGAGCGCTCAGCCCTGACCGAGAAGCTGCGGGGCCCCGGCGGAGCCCGACAGACGCAGTTCGGCCCTGACTCGCTCACCCGCATCTACGCCGTCACCAGCGGCAAGGGTGGCGTCGGCAAGTCGACCCTGACCGCGAACCTGGCTGTCGCCCTCGCAGCCCGCGGGCTCGCTGTGGGCATCGTCGACGCCGACGTGTACGGGTTCTCGATCCCGGGCATCCTCGGGCTCGTGCACGACGGGGTCGCGGTGAAACCGACGCGGGTCGACGACATGATCCTGCCGCCGGTCGGGTACGACGTGAAGGTCATCTCCATCGGTATGTTCGTCGACGACAACGCCGCCGTCGCGTGGCGGGGGCCGATGCTGCACCGCACCATCACGCAGTTCCTCAGCGACGTGTATTTCGGCGACCTCGACGTGCTGCTGCTCGACCTGCCGCCCGGCACCGGCGACGTCGCGATCTCGGTGGGACAGCTGCTCCCCCACGCCGAAGTGCTGGTCGTCACAACTCCCCAGCCGGCCGCCGCCGACGTGGCAGAGCGCTCGGGTGTCGTTGCCCGCCAGACCGGCCAGAAGATCGTCGGCGTCATCGAGAACATGGCGGGGCTGCCCCAGCCTGACGGCACCGTACTCGAGCTCTTCGGCTCGGGTGGAGGTCTCGAAGTCGCCCGGCGACTCTCGGAAGGGCAGGATGCTGCGGTACCCCTGCTCGCCTCGATCCCGTTGAGCGTGGCGCTCCGCAGCGGCGGTGACGCTGGTGCGCCGATCGTGCTGAGCGACCCCGCCGACCCCGCGAGCGTGGCGATCCTCGCAATCGCCGAGACGCTCGCCGCACGCCCCCGCGGCCTCGCTCGTCGCCCGCTCGGCGTCTCGCCGCGCTGA
- a CDS encoding cation:proton antiporter, translating to MELGIYAVIGVAVIVAVAAFSKRLGIAAPIILVVVGVGLSYLPGVPEIEIPHEYILNGLLPPILYAAAISVPIVDFRRNLGTITSLSVVLVVITAFGTGFLLYTMLPDLNLAAAIALGAIISPPDAVAATSVGRRLGLPPRLLTVLEGEGLVNDATALVLLRSATAAAVGALASPWAGVLDFVYAVVVAIAIGLVVGFVTVFIRSKLNDPVLDTAISFAVPFAAFMPAEGIGASGVLAVVIAGLYTGHAAPSAFSAQSRISDRINWRTVQFFLENGVFLLIGLEIRTLIDNVNDESSPLGVWESIGIGLLTTVALILLRFLWAGPLVLGLRLRAQRAEKTTLRSRLFLDYVRSQPVTGPRQARRRRIAERSYTRRRSDLQQLRNEGIDWRGGVVIGWSGMRGVVTLAAAQSLPENTPYRDQLILIAFTVAVVTLVVQGGTLPWVIRLVGIQGIDVAEDRRELARLLDEISGEGLQVLDDPARALGEESPVDPDVVERVRQTSFLRTESAWERSLELTAGTDETPHRVYRELRLAVVEAERAALLDARSRGAYASRILAEAQAMLDVEETRLRPRTGTGH from the coding sequence ATGGAGCTGGGGATCTACGCGGTGATCGGCGTGGCTGTCATTGTGGCGGTTGCAGCGTTCTCCAAGCGGCTCGGAATCGCGGCCCCGATCATCCTCGTCGTCGTCGGTGTCGGCCTCTCGTACCTGCCGGGTGTGCCCGAGATCGAGATCCCGCACGAGTACATTTTGAACGGCCTGCTGCCGCCGATTCTGTATGCCGCGGCCATCAGCGTGCCCATCGTCGATTTTCGGCGCAACCTCGGAACCATCACGAGCTTGTCGGTGGTGCTGGTCGTCATCACGGCCTTCGGCACGGGTTTCCTGCTGTACACGATGCTGCCCGATCTCAATCTGGCGGCGGCGATCGCCCTCGGTGCGATCATCAGTCCGCCCGATGCTGTCGCTGCGACGTCGGTGGGCCGGCGGCTCGGCCTGCCGCCCCGGCTCCTAACGGTGCTCGAGGGCGAGGGGCTCGTGAACGACGCCACCGCCCTCGTCTTGCTGCGCTCGGCCACCGCAGCGGCGGTGGGGGCGCTGGCGAGCCCCTGGGCCGGTGTTCTCGACTTCGTCTATGCCGTTGTCGTCGCCATCGCCATCGGGCTCGTGGTGGGCTTCGTGACCGTGTTCATCAGGTCGAAACTCAATGACCCGGTGCTCGACACGGCGATCTCGTTCGCGGTTCCGTTTGCCGCATTCATGCCAGCAGAGGGCATCGGCGCCTCCGGGGTTCTCGCCGTGGTGATCGCCGGCCTCTACACCGGGCATGCCGCCCCGAGCGCGTTCTCTGCGCAATCCCGCATCAGCGACCGCATCAATTGGCGCACCGTTCAGTTCTTTCTCGAGAACGGCGTCTTTCTGCTGATCGGCCTCGAGATCCGCACACTGATCGACAATGTCAACGACGAGTCGTCGCCCCTCGGCGTATGGGAGTCGATCGGAATAGGCCTGCTCACCACAGTCGCCCTGATCCTGCTGCGGTTCCTGTGGGCCGGCCCGCTCGTTCTCGGCCTGCGATTGCGCGCCCAACGCGCCGAGAAGACAACACTCCGCTCGCGGCTCTTCCTCGACTACGTGCGAAGCCAGCCGGTGACGGGCCCTCGCCAGGCCCGAAGACGAAGGATCGCCGAGCGCTCGTACACGCGGAGGCGATCAGACCTCCAGCAGTTGCGAAACGAGGGCATCGACTGGCGTGGCGGCGTGGTCATCGGCTGGTCGGGCATGCGCGGGGTGGTCACGCTCGCTGCGGCCCAGTCCCTGCCTGAGAACACGCCGTACCGCGACCAGCTCATTCTCATCGCCTTCACCGTGGCCGTCGTGACCCTGGTGGTGCAGGGCGGAACCCTGCCGTGGGTGATACGGCTGGTGGGCATCCAGGGCATCGATGTCGCCGAAGACCGGCGTGAACTCGCGCGGCTTCTCGATGAGATCAGCGGCGAGGGTCTTCAGGTCCTGGATGATCCGGCCAGGGCCCTCGGCGAAGAATCCCCGGTCGACCCCGATGTGGTGGAGCGTGTGCGCCAGACATCGTTCCTCCGCACCGAGTCGGCCTGGGAGCGCTCGCTCGAGCTGACGGCGGGAACCGACGAGACGCCGCACCGGGTCTACCGGGAGCTGCGGCTCGCGGTGGTGGAGGCCGAGCGGGCCGCACTGCTCGACGCACGCAGCCGCGGCGCCTACGCCTCGCGCATCCTCGCCGAGGCCCAGGCCATGCTCGACGTCGAGGAGACGCGTCTACGCCCTCGCACGGGCACCGGCCACTGA
- a CDS encoding O-methyltransferase: MSKETNWKYAEDIVTEPAVIASARAHAIELGVESVSPGIGAQLAVLAGTSAAQSIVEIGTGLGVSGLWMFAGAPGATLTSIDTEVDRQQSARAAFLEAGVAVNRIRLITGRARDVLPRMNENSYDLVLVDGDPESVIEYVEHGLRLVRVGGTVLVPHALWRDRVADPVQRDETVTDFRTLINELSGSTAVITALSPIGDGLLQVTKIVG; this comes from the coding sequence GTGTCGAAAGAGACCAACTGGAAGTACGCCGAAGACATCGTCACCGAACCGGCGGTGATCGCTTCGGCGCGGGCGCACGCCATCGAGCTCGGTGTCGAATCCGTCTCCCCTGGCATCGGAGCCCAACTCGCGGTGCTTGCCGGCACCTCTGCGGCCCAATCGATCGTCGAGATCGGAACCGGCCTCGGTGTCTCCGGGCTCTGGATGTTCGCGGGAGCCCCCGGCGCAACCCTCACCTCGATCGACACAGAGGTCGACAGGCAGCAGTCCGCCCGTGCCGCGTTCCTCGAAGCGGGCGTCGCTGTGAACCGCATCCGGCTCATAACCGGCCGGGCCCGTGACGTGCTACCCCGCATGAACGAGAATTCCTACGACCTCGTCCTCGTGGACGGCGACCCGGAGTCGGTCATCGAATACGTCGAGCACGGTCTGCGGCTTGTGCGTGTGGGCGGAACGGTGCTGGTTCCGCACGCACTCTGGCGCGACCGCGTTGCGGACCCCGTGCAGCGCGACGAGACGGTCACCGACTTCCGCACCCTCATCAACGAGCTGTCGGGGTCGACAGCCGTGATCACCGCGCTGTCGCCGATCGGCGACGGCCTGCTCCAGGTCACTAAGATCGTCGGCTAA
- a CDS encoding Sec-independent protein translocase TatB: MFGLTFEKLIIVGVIAAFVIGPERLPHYASVLAKFVRQLRGFTNDAKSRMKEEMGPDFDEVEWKKLDPRQYDPRRIIRDALLEDPETAGTTPTKPSATMAAAGAAAAGAALISDPLTAVPSTATDVDTTVTLKRPEPAYLQHKRLMEQKNLVEEKNLAAAGAGGGGQAAPVVAPFDSEST, translated from the coding sequence ATGTTCGGGTTGACCTTCGAGAAACTGATAATCGTGGGAGTCATTGCGGCTTTCGTGATCGGTCCTGAGCGCCTGCCCCACTACGCCTCGGTGCTTGCCAAATTCGTTCGCCAATTGCGCGGATTCACGAATGACGCCAAGTCGCGCATGAAAGAGGAGATGGGCCCCGACTTCGACGAGGTCGAGTGGAAGAAGCTCGATCCCCGTCAGTACGACCCTCGCCGCATCATCCGTGATGCCCTGCTTGAAGACCCCGAGACCGCTGGCACCACCCCCACGAAGCCTTCCGCGACCATGGCAGCAGCCGGGGCCGCAGCCGCAGGCGCAGCGTTGATCTCCGACCCGCTCACGGCGGTTCCGAGCACGGCCACCGACGTCGATACGACGGTTACCCTCAAGCGCCCTGAGCCTGCCTACCTGCAGCACAAACGCCTCATGGAACAGAAGAATCTGGTCGAAGAGAAGAACCTCGCGGCGGCGGGCGCCGGTGGCGGTGGCCAGGCGGCCCCCGTCGTTGCTCCCTTCGATTCTGAATCGACCTGA
- a CDS encoding magnesium transporter MgtE N-terminal domain-containing protein has protein sequence MSATRVFVARLAGCTVFDPAGDRLGKVRDVLVVYRSPDTPRLVGLIVEIPGKRRVFVSIGRVTSIGSGQIITTGLMNVRRFEQRGGEVRVIAEILGRKVVFTDGSGEATIEDVAIEQSGPGEWAVSQLFLRRPKTSASPFGKGPTVFATWAEVRERSQTGQSQSAEQLIATYGDMKPADLANTLLDLPHLRRLEVAGELPDARLADVLEEMPESDQVEIMNQLDDTRAADVLDQMQPDDAADLIAQLSDARGEELLKLMQPEEADDVRMLLAYAPDTAGGLMTTEPIIVSADATVAEGLALIRRHELAPALGAAICVTLPPYEPPTGRFLGMVHFQRMLRYPPHERLGALLDDGLEPVKAHTSAAEVSRILASYNLVSVPVVDENHRLVGVVTIDDVLDYLLPDDWRSHDGTVINATPLRGRRVGNGS, from the coding sequence GTGAGTGCCACCAGAGTCTTCGTCGCCAGATTGGCCGGGTGCACCGTCTTCGACCCCGCGGGCGACCGCTTGGGCAAGGTGCGCGACGTACTGGTGGTGTACCGAAGTCCGGACACCCCGCGGCTCGTCGGACTCATCGTCGAGATTCCCGGAAAACGACGGGTCTTCGTCTCGATCGGCCGGGTCACGAGCATCGGCAGCGGCCAGATCATCACCACGGGCCTTATGAACGTGCGTCGCTTCGAGCAGCGCGGCGGCGAGGTGCGGGTCATCGCCGAGATCCTCGGGCGCAAGGTGGTCTTCACCGACGGATCGGGCGAGGCGACCATCGAAGACGTCGCCATCGAACAGTCCGGCCCCGGCGAGTGGGCCGTCTCGCAGCTCTTCCTGCGGCGCCCGAAGACGAGTGCCAGCCCGTTCGGCAAGGGCCCGACCGTCTTCGCAACCTGGGCAGAGGTCAGGGAACGCAGCCAGACGGGCCAGTCGCAATCCGCCGAGCAGCTGATTGCCACCTACGGCGACATGAAGCCGGCCGACCTCGCGAACACCCTGCTCGACCTTCCGCACCTGCGCAGGCTCGAAGTCGCCGGAGAACTGCCGGATGCCCGGCTCGCCGACGTTCTCGAAGAGATGCCCGAGAGCGACCAGGTCGAGATCATGAACCAACTCGACGACACCCGTGCGGCCGACGTGCTCGACCAGATGCAGCCGGATGATGCCGCCGACCTCATCGCGCAGCTCTCCGATGCCCGCGGCGAAGAGCTGCTGAAGCTCATGCAGCCCGAAGAGGCCGACGACGTGCGCATGCTGCTTGCCTACGCGCCCGACACGGCGGGTGGGCTGATGACGACTGAGCCGATCATCGTATCGGCCGACGCAACCGTCGCCGAAGGTCTCGCCCTCATCAGGCGACACGAGCTCGCACCCGCCCTCGGGGCCGCGATCTGCGTCACGCTGCCCCCGTACGAGCCCCCGACCGGCCGGTTCCTCGGTATGGTGCACTTCCAACGGATGCTGCGGTACCCGCCGCACGAACGCCTCGGCGCCCTGCTCGACGACGGCCTCGAGCCGGTGAAGGCACACACCTCAGCGGCCGAGGTTTCGCGCATCCTGGCCAGTTACAACCTCGTCTCGGTGCCCGTTGTCGACGAGAACCACCGGCTTGTCGGGGTGGTGACCATTGACGATGTTCTCGATTACCTGCTGCCTGACGACTGGCGAAGTCACGACGGCACGGTGATCAACGCAACACCTCTACGCGGAAGGAGAGTCGGCAATGGCTCGTAG
- a CDS encoding general stress protein yields MTNQMPGMGRNPRTTPRIPRGEIVQTFETYEDAQQAVDVLARSDFPVNQLAIIGSDLKTVENVTGKLSYGRAALAGAFSGAWMGLFFGLLLVIFSPNATSFGFVAAAILIGAGFGMLFGIVSYTITRRRRDFTSTMQVVATSYSILADPEVANRARNIIAPDATWGQAQAPHPSDPPAPHPSDPPPAL; encoded by the coding sequence GTGACGAACCAGATGCCCGGAATGGGCCGCAATCCCCGAACCACACCCCGGATTCCCCGGGGCGAGATCGTCCAGACCTTCGAGACCTACGAAGACGCCCAGCAGGCCGTCGATGTGCTCGCGCGTTCGGACTTTCCGGTGAACCAGCTGGCGATCATCGGCAGCGACCTCAAGACGGTCGAGAATGTGACGGGCAAGCTGAGCTACGGCCGTGCCGCGCTCGCCGGCGCGTTCAGTGGTGCGTGGATGGGCCTGTTCTTCGGGCTACTGCTGGTGATCTTCTCACCGAACGCGACGTCGTTCGGCTTCGTGGCCGCGGCGATCCTGATCGGTGCAGGGTTCGGAATGCTGTTCGGAATCGTGTCGTACACGATCACCCGTCGCCGACGCGACTTCACGTCGACCATGCAGGTCGTCGCTACCAGCTACTCCATCCTGGCCGACCCTGAGGTGGCGAACCGCGCGCGCAACATCATCGCTCCCGACGCAACCTGGGGCCAGGCGCAGGCGCCTCACCCCTCAGACCCGCCCGCACCGCACCCCTCAGACCCACCCCCCGCGCTCTGA